A portion of the Paucilactobacillus hokkaidonensis JCM 18461 genome contains these proteins:
- a CDS encoding cupin domain-containing protein codes for MAKNESVKNGIIFPMGPKNDAYAQYFVGQSYLQVLVNDPNVNVGVGNVTFEPGCRNNWHIHHDGFQILLATGGEGWYQEAGKPAQRLVPGDVVVTHDGVKHWHGATKNSWFSHIAITAGTPEWLEPVTDEQYAAVEEAK; via the coding sequence ATGGCAAAAAATGAATCAGTAAAAAACGGAATAATTTTCCCAATGGGACCTAAAAATGATGCATATGCTCAATATTTTGTCGGCCAAAGTTATTTACAAGTCCTAGTTAATGACCCCAACGTCAATGTCGGCGTTGGCAATGTCACATTTGAACCAGGTTGTCGAAACAACTGGCACATTCATCATGATGGTTTCCAGATCTTATTGGCAACTGGTGGTGAAGGTTGGTATCAAGAAGCAGGAAAACCTGCTCAACGTTTGGTACCAGGGGATGTTGTGGTAACACATGATGGTGTTAAACACTGGCATGGTGCAACCAAAAATAGTTGGTTCTCACATATTGCAATCACAGCAGGAACACCAGAATGGCTTGAACCGGTGACAGATGAACAATATGCAGCAGTTGAGGAGGCTAAGTAA
- a CDS encoding pentapeptide repeat-containing protein, with amino-acid sequence MQAPKVTEAMLTPKSFLQIYDDEDLLLENGLIKNEILEQQNEDHPMLETCIVDHVIFNGSEITRFEATDVIFTNCDFSNCNFSEATFYRVQFLNCKMVGINLNGSYLNNVEFKNCLLNLASLNIVNAKDVNFVECRLAEASFNENKLKKIKFEQCDIDKMAILETNMRNVDISTCEFESLEAQQELIRGMQVNEQQATYFANYFLGVKIKLI; translated from the coding sequence TTGCAAGCACCCAAGGTTACCGAAGCAATGTTAACACCAAAATCATTTTTACAAATTTATGATGATGAAGATTTATTGTTAGAGAATGGATTAATCAAAAACGAGATATTAGAACAACAAAATGAAGATCATCCCATGTTAGAAACGTGTATTGTTGATCATGTAATCTTTAATGGCAGTGAGATAACAAGATTTGAAGCTACGGATGTGATTTTTACTAACTGTGATTTTTCCAACTGCAACTTTAGTGAGGCAACGTTTTATCGAGTACAATTTTTAAATTGCAAAATGGTCGGAATTAACCTGAATGGTTCTTATCTTAACAATGTTGAATTTAAAAATTGCTTATTAAACCTAGCAAGTTTGAATATAGTGAATGCCAAGGATGTTAACTTCGTTGAGTGCCGTTTAGCCGAAGCTAGTTTTAATGAAAATAAATTGAAGAAAATTAAATTTGAGCAATGTGATATCGATAAAATGGCAATCCTTGAAACTAATATGCGAAATGTGGATATCAGTACGTGTGAGTTTGAATCATTAGAGGCCCAGCAGGAATTGATTCGTGGAATGCAAGTTAATGAGCAACAGGCAACTTATTTCGCCAACTATTTTCTGGGTGTCAAAATTAAATTAATATAA
- a CDS encoding carboxymuconolactone decarboxylase family protein, with the protein MAKKQTAGRDNLGEFAPKFAELNDDVLFGEVWSREDKLSLRDRSMITVASLLTQGVPQLDAHMKIAKQNGVTKDEMVELITHLAFYAGWPKAWSAFALAKEIYGE; encoded by the coding sequence ATGGCAAAAAAACAAACAGCAGGCCGAGATAATTTAGGTGAATTTGCGCCTAAATTTGCCGAGCTCAATGATGATGTTTTATTTGGTGAAGTTTGGTCACGTGAAGATAAATTATCTCTACGTGATCGTAGTATGATCACCGTGGCAAGTTTATTGACGCAAGGGGTGCCCCAATTAGATGCTCACATGAAAATTGCGAAGCAAAATGGTGTTACGAAGGATGAAATGGTGGAGTTAATCACTCATTTAGCTTTCTATGCTGGTTGGCCAAAAGCTTGGTCGGCATTTGCGTTAGCCAAAGAAATTTATGGGGAGTAA
- a CDS encoding alpha-galactosidase — MSIYVDHNYFHLQTDHTSYIFRVMENGELGQVYFGSKIHRKSAYDNLVIREEHTATPAWKMDQPDFQPELIKQEYASFGKGDFRYPAFQITADNGSRISEFTFEKYTLTAGKKRLAALPSSFDDTNDDAETLTILLKDKVTKIELDLSYTVFPNQDVIIRSSQFTNRGTQTAVLNRALSSQIDLPDANYDFIQFSGSWARERQMVRTQLRSGIQNISSLRTASSHQQNPFFMLARPQTTDDHGEVFGFNLIYSGNFLDQVEVDQYDVSRILVGINPAEFAWNLAPNESFQTPEAVISYTDQGMNQLSQQMGAFYMQHLVNPHFAKQERPILINNWEATYFDFNEDKLMKIVNAAKTLGIEMFVLDDGWFGHRNDDKTSLGDWFVDPQKFPNGLAHLADRIHAQKMQFGLWFEPEMISIDSELYQNHPDWMIGAPNRQLSPGRNQFVLDMSRTEVVDYLFEAMSKIITSTKLDYIKWDMNRNITEMFGASLAANEQLEMPHRYILGVYQLYNRLITAFPSVLFESCASGGGRFDLGMMYYAPQAWTSDDTDAVERMHVQFGTSYGYPQSMMGAHVSAVPNDQTGRITPLKTRGDVAYFGDLGYELDITKLSSTEKEAVKQQITFYKKYRRLFQFGNFYRLDNPFENDGNVISWAVVNKDKSCAIGARYQLLNHPNPAYIRLRFKGLDPAKKYVINHGTEKFYGDELMHAGIFVTRSLGKTMDVTDSSDFNSRLFILTQKDD, encoded by the coding sequence ATGTCTATTTATGTCGATCATAATTATTTTCACCTGCAAACGGATCATACTAGCTATATTTTTCGTGTAATGGAAAATGGTGAACTTGGTCAGGTCTATTTTGGGAGTAAAATCCATCGTAAGTCAGCCTACGATAATTTAGTGATTCGAGAAGAGCATACTGCTACACCTGCTTGGAAAATGGATCAACCTGATTTCCAACCGGAGTTGATAAAGCAAGAATATGCTAGTTTTGGCAAAGGTGATTTTAGATATCCGGCATTTCAAATTACTGCAGACAATGGTAGTCGGATCTCAGAATTTACATTTGAAAAGTATACGCTAACAGCGGGTAAAAAGCGGCTGGCGGCTTTACCATCGTCATTTGATGATACAAATGATGATGCAGAAACGTTAACTATTTTACTCAAGGATAAAGTTACAAAAATAGAGTTGGATTTAAGTTATACTGTCTTTCCAAATCAGGATGTTATTATCAGAAGTTCCCAATTTACTAATCGTGGAACGCAAACGGCTGTGTTGAATCGAGCACTTAGCAGTCAAATTGATTTACCTGATGCTAACTATGATTTCATTCAATTCTCTGGTTCTTGGGCCCGGGAACGTCAAATGGTACGAACCCAGTTACGTTCTGGAATTCAAAATATTAGTAGCTTGCGGACTGCTTCAAGTCATCAACAAAATCCATTTTTTATGTTAGCTAGACCGCAAACTACTGATGATCACGGAGAGGTATTTGGGTTTAACTTAATTTATTCGGGTAATTTTCTCGATCAAGTCGAAGTCGATCAATATGATGTTAGTCGTATTTTAGTAGGTATCAATCCAGCCGAATTTGCGTGGAATTTAGCTCCTAATGAGAGTTTTCAAACACCTGAAGCGGTGATTAGTTATACGGACCAGGGCATGAATCAGCTGAGTCAACAAATGGGTGCCTTTTATATGCAACATTTAGTTAATCCTCATTTTGCCAAGCAGGAACGACCGATTTTAATCAATAATTGGGAGGCCACTTATTTTGATTTTAACGAAGATAAATTAATGAAAATTGTCAATGCAGCTAAGACGCTGGGGATTGAAATGTTTGTACTTGATGATGGCTGGTTTGGTCATCGTAACGATGATAAGACTTCATTAGGCGATTGGTTTGTCGATCCACAAAAGTTTCCTAATGGATTGGCGCATTTGGCAGATCGGATTCATGCTCAAAAGATGCAGTTTGGGTTGTGGTTTGAACCTGAAATGATTTCGATTGATAGTGAGCTGTATCAAAACCATCCCGACTGGATGATCGGGGCGCCTAATCGTCAGTTATCGCCTGGTCGGAATCAATTTGTTCTGGATATGAGCAGGACCGAAGTGGTTGATTATTTATTCGAAGCTATGAGTAAAATCATTACTAGTACCAAATTGGATTACATCAAATGGGATATGAATCGCAATATTACTGAAATGTTTGGAGCTAGTCTGGCTGCAAATGAGCAATTAGAGATGCCGCATCGTTATATTTTAGGTGTATACCAGTTATATAATCGCTTAATCACAGCTTTTCCATCCGTACTATTTGAATCATGTGCTTCTGGTGGCGGGCGCTTTGACCTTGGGATGATGTATTACGCTCCTCAGGCCTGGACTAGTGATGATACGGATGCCGTTGAACGGATGCACGTTCAATTTGGAACATCGTATGGTTATCCGCAATCAATGATGGGTGCCCATGTTTCAGCGGTGCCAAACGATCAAACTGGGCGGATTACACCACTTAAAACACGGGGTGATGTCGCTTATTTCGGTGATTTGGGCTATGAGTTAGATATTACAAAGCTTAGCTCGACTGAAAAAGAGGCGGTTAAGCAGCAGATTACTTTTTATAAAAAATATCGACGATTATTCCAGTTTGGTAATTTTTACCGCCTAGATAATCCGTTTGAAAATGATGGGAATGTTATCAGTTGGGCAGTAGTCAATAAAGATAAGTCCTGTGCAATTGGTGCTCGTTATCAATTATTAAATCATCCCAATCCGGCTTATATTCGCTTACGATTTAAGGGCTTAGATCCAGCTAAAAAGTATGTTATTAATCATGGCACAGAGAAATTTTATGGGGATGAATTAATGCATGCCGGAATTTTTGTTACTCGAAGTTTAGGGAAAACAATGGATGTGACTGACTCAAGTGATTTTAATTCAAGATTATTTATTTTGACACAAAAAGATGATTAA